From Bacteroidales bacterium, one genomic window encodes:
- a CDS encoding deoxyribodipyrimidine photo-lyase, with product MAITLFWFRRDLRLEDNTGLHYALKEKGNVRPVFIFDRNILDKLEDRNDARITFIHRALERIQSELLRYGSSLLVLQGDPVEIFKKLTSEKEVSAVYCNHDYEPYARDRDKKIADLLNDRGIEFRSFKDQVIFEKNEVTKADGTPYTVFTPYMNRWKAHFYDTPFQTYDVKAYSTSFDQLSPRPLLSIDELGFIPSEITMPPPEPDKDIIRNYHLTRDLPSVNGTSRMSVHLRFGTVSVRHLVRLAWELNEKWLNELIWREFYMGNILWHFPRVTNSAFKPAYDSIHWLNNEKDFEAWCTGRTGFPLVDAGMRELNTTGFMHNRLRMVTASFLVKHLLVDWRWGEAWFARKLLDFELASNNGGWQWAAGTGCDAAPYFRVFNPYLQTKKYDPQEKYVQDWVPEYRDPERYPAPIVDQEMARKRVIATYRKALL from the coding sequence ATGGCCATCACCCTGTTCTGGTTTCGGAGGGATCTCCGGCTGGAGGATAACACCGGTCTTCACTACGCCTTGAAAGAGAAAGGGAATGTCAGGCCCGTTTTCATTTTCGACAGAAACATCCTCGATAAGCTTGAAGACAGGAATGATGCCCGGATCACGTTCATTCACAGGGCTCTTGAACGCATTCAATCCGAATTGCTCCGCTACGGAAGTTCATTGCTGGTATTACAGGGTGATCCTGTGGAGATCTTTAAAAAATTGACCTCAGAAAAGGAGGTCAGCGCCGTTTACTGCAATCACGACTATGAGCCTTATGCAAGAGACCGCGACAAGAAGATTGCAGACCTGCTGAACGACAGGGGAATTGAGTTCAGATCGTTCAAGGATCAGGTCATCTTTGAAAAAAATGAAGTCACTAAGGCCGACGGAACACCCTACACCGTTTTTACGCCTTACATGAACCGCTGGAAAGCCCATTTTTACGATACTCCCTTTCAAACCTATGATGTAAAAGCGTATTCAACCTCTTTCGATCAACTTTCACCCCGGCCATTACTTTCGATTGACGAACTGGGTTTCATCCCGTCTGAGATAACAATGCCCCCTCCGGAACCGGATAAAGACATCATCCGCAATTACCATCTCACCCGCGATCTTCCCTCTGTCAATGGCACCAGCCGGATGAGCGTCCACCTCCGGTTCGGTACGGTTTCGGTCAGGCATCTGGTACGGCTGGCCTGGGAACTGAATGAGAAATGGCTTAATGAGCTGATCTGGAGGGAGTTTTATATGGGGAACATCCTCTGGCATTTCCCCCGGGTGACAAATTCAGCTTTCAAACCGGCCTACGACTCGATCCACTGGTTGAACAACGAAAAGGATTTTGAAGCCTGGTGCACCGGACGTACCGGTTTTCCACTGGTGGATGCAGGAATGAGGGAGCTGAATACGACAGGTTTCATGCATAACAGGCTCCGTATGGTCACAGCGAGTTTCCTTGTCAAACACCTGCTGGTCGACTGGCGATGGGGAGAAGCCTGGTTTGCCCGAAAACTGCTGGACTTTGAACTCGCTTCGAACAACGGTGGCTGGCAATGGGCGGCAGGAACCGGATGCGACGCCGCTCCGTACTTTCGCGTTTTCAATCCCTATCTCCAGACTAAAAAATACGATCCGCAGGAAAAATACGTTCAGGACTGGGTCCCCGAATACAGGGATCCCGAGCGTTACCCGGCTCCGATCGTCGATCAAGAGATGGCAAGGAAAAGAGTCATTGCCACTTACAGGAAAGCCCTGTTGTAA
- a CDS encoding glycosyltransferase family 39 protein has product MPKINDRMLGQKQQSPYFYFVLALVLALPAFLTYLGLMPFIPDEAIRSLVSLEMTQTGNYLTPTLGGELYLKKPPLYNWIIVLFFQISGHKNEFVMRLPVIIFLLCYAFTIYHFVRKELGPRMGTLVALMFLTNGRVLFYESEHGLIDITFSWLMYLFFMLSYHYMKREKYLTLFLTAYGIAAISYLMKGLPSLVFLAISLLVLFISEKKFRILFNWRHFAGIGLLILIVGLYYLAYFKRNALDPGSLFSSLLGETTRRTVIRFGWERTLTHLFTFPLEMFYHFLPWTILSFVLFVKGSFRKIRHHRFLWYNALLILFNIIVYWTSPEVHPRYILMLIPPFFTLLLYLYVDLKEQNNKLCLWIEYVLGAVLIVLTLGMVIPMFIDPAKQLPMIVLISISLLMTLAVITFSYWKQASERLFLVVIALLVLRIGFDLIVLPSRYYEAKEVRSREIARQLGRETRGTPLYIWWNPGKTPDPYYGKRRTEYAFMFYISAERQEQLRFSSEIDPEAFYIAREEDLEGYAVDTLRQIAPPDHQGLLYLVAFREKKDR; this is encoded by the coding sequence ATGCCAAAAATAAATGACCGGATGCTCGGACAAAAACAGCAGTCGCCCTACTTTTATTTTGTTCTGGCACTGGTTCTTGCCCTGCCGGCGTTTCTGACCTATCTTGGATTGATGCCCTTCATACCGGACGAAGCCATCCGGTCGCTGGTCTCCCTTGAAATGACGCAGACGGGAAATTATCTCACACCCACCCTCGGAGGGGAACTTTATCTTAAAAAACCACCACTCTACAACTGGATCATCGTCTTGTTTTTTCAGATTTCCGGGCACAAGAATGAATTCGTCATGCGGTTGCCGGTCATCATTTTTCTCCTGTGTTATGCCTTCACCATTTATCATTTTGTCCGGAAAGAACTGGGACCCCGTATGGGAACCCTGGTTGCCCTGATGTTCCTGACCAACGGAAGGGTATTGTTCTATGAATCGGAGCACGGATTGATCGACATCACGTTCTCGTGGCTGATGTATCTGTTTTTCATGCTGAGCTATCATTATATGAAACGGGAGAAATACCTGACCCTGTTCCTCACTGCTTACGGGATCGCGGCAATCTCCTATTTGATGAAAGGATTGCCCAGTCTTGTTTTTCTGGCAATCTCACTGCTGGTGCTTTTTATTTCCGAAAAGAAATTCCGGATCTTGTTCAACTGGAGGCACTTTGCAGGGATCGGACTGCTGATCCTGATCGTAGGCCTGTATTACCTGGCTTATTTTAAAAGGAACGCGCTTGACCCCGGATCTTTATTCTCTTCTCTGTTGGGGGAAACAACGCGCAGAACCGTGATCCGGTTCGGCTGGGAACGTACACTCACGCATCTTTTTACTTTTCCGCTCGAAATGTTCTATCATTTCCTTCCCTGGACCATCTTATCTTTCGTGCTGTTTGTAAAAGGCAGCTTCAGGAAAATACGCCACCACCGGTTTTTGTGGTACAACGCCCTGCTTATACTTTTTAACATCATCGTATACTGGACATCCCCCGAAGTGCATCCCAGGTACATACTGATGCTGATCCCTCCTTTCTTCACCCTCCTGCTTTATCTGTACGTTGATCTTAAAGAGCAAAATAATAAATTATGTTTATGGATTGAATATGTTTTGGGCGCCGTATTAATCGTTCTTACGCTGGGTATGGTCATTCCAATGTTCATTGACCCGGCAAAACAGCTTCCCATGATCGTCTTGATCAGTATCAGCCTGCTGATGACCCTGGCAGTGATCACGTTCAGTTACTGGAAGCAGGCTTCAGAGAGGCTGTTCCTGGTTGTCATCGCACTGCTGGTCCTCCGGATCGGCTTCGACCTGATCGTCCTTCCTTCCAGGTATTATGAAGCCAAAGAAGTCAGAAGCAGGGAGATCGCCAGGCAGCTGGGACGTGAAACCAGGGGGACGCCTTTGTACATCTGGTGGAATCCTGGCAAAACGCCGGATCCGTATTATGGCAAACGCCGGACAGAGTATGCATTCATGTTCTACATCAGCGCTGAACGTCAAGAGCAGCTGAGATTCTCATCGGAAATTGATCCGGAAGCCTTCTACATCGCCAGGGAAGAAGACCTTGAAGGGTATGCGGTTGACACCCTCCGTCAAATTGCTCCCCCGGATCACCAGGGCTTGCTCTATCTGGTGGCTTTCAGGGAAAAAAAGGATCGGTAA
- a CDS encoding NAD-dependent epimerase/dehydratase family protein, translating into MPRVLLTGIAGFIGFHLARRLAAEGYSILGIDNINDYYDPSLKLARLKELGFSPASIRDYEEIPSRIHPGIGFLKLDLTERERVESLFKKESFPRVVHLAAQPGARASLTQPYAYIESNILGFVHILEGCRSTHVEHFVYASSSSVYGGNKKQPYHEDDRVDTPVSLYAATKRSDELMAYTYSHLFGIPTTGLRFFTVYGPWGRPDMAYYKFVKAIFENQPIDVYNEGNLERDFTYVDDIIQGVHAVLQKPPSGSPPYQLFNIGHSQPVNLLTFIEVIENSLGKKAIKRLLPMQQGDVLSTYADTGRLEEYSGFKPLTTIEQGIRRFTEWYLSYHAKNK; encoded by the coding sequence ATGCCAAGAGTCCTTTTGACAGGGATCGCCGGATTCATCGGATTTCACCTGGCCAGGCGCCTGGCTGCTGAAGGTTACAGCATTCTTGGGATCGACAATATCAACGACTATTATGATCCGTCGCTGAAGCTCGCAAGGCTGAAAGAGCTTGGATTTTCCCCGGCATCCATCCGTGACTATGAAGAGATCCCCTCGCGAATCCATCCGGGCATTGGATTCCTTAAACTTGACCTAACTGAACGTGAACGTGTTGAATCTCTTTTTAAAAAGGAATCCTTTCCGCGGGTGGTTCACCTGGCAGCACAGCCGGGCGCCCGTGCAAGCCTGACCCAGCCCTATGCCTACATTGAAAGTAACATCCTCGGATTTGTCCATATTCTGGAAGGCTGCAGAAGCACGCACGTTGAACATTTCGTTTATGCCAGCAGCTCGAGCGTTTATGGCGGGAATAAAAAACAACCCTACCACGAGGACGACCGCGTGGATACCCCTGTAAGCCTTTACGCCGCCACAAAACGGTCGGATGAACTGATGGCCTATACCTATAGCCATCTTTTCGGAATACCCACCACCGGACTGCGCTTCTTCACAGTCTATGGTCCCTGGGGCAGGCCGGATATGGCTTATTACAAATTTGTAAAGGCAATCTTTGAAAATCAGCCGATCGATGTTTATAACGAAGGGAACCTGGAAAGGGATTTCACGTATGTGGATGATATCATACAAGGGGTCCACGCTGTTTTACAAAAACCCCCCAGTGGCTCCCCTCCGTATCAACTCTTTAACATAGGTCATTCCCAGCCTGTGAATCTGCTGACCTTTATTGAAGTGATTGAGAACTCATTGGGAAAAAAAGCCATAAAACGCCTGCTTCCCATGCAGCAGGGTGATGTTTTGTCGACCTACGCTGACACGGGGCGCCTGGAGGAATATTCGGGATTCAAGCCATTGACGACAATTGAACAGGGCATTCGCAGGTTCACTGAATGGTATTTGAGCTACCATGCCAAAAATAAATGA
- a CDS encoding glycosyltransferase family 2 protein, whose protein sequence is MSKISVVVTVFNEEENIKPLVGRITSALKDMDYEIIYVDDGSTDRTVETIRSIPDPHLNLIVFKKNYGQSSALAAGIDYATGDFIVTMDGDLQNDPADIPGMIRIAEGGDFDMVTGVRVNRRDDFFVRKIPSFIANRIIMKATGVKIRDNGCALKVFRSDLAKSLGLYGEMHRFIAVLAALEGARITQVDVSHHPRIHGKSKYGLSRTLKVVSDLLLLTFNKNYLQRPMHFFGKWGFLILLAGIIINIYMLILKLQGQDIWGKPLLLLGILLVIAGFQLITTGIIAELQMRTYYESQNKKPYRIRGIFRGGQQL, encoded by the coding sequence ATGAGCAAGATTTCCGTTGTCGTTACGGTTTTCAACGAAGAAGAGAACATCAAGCCCCTGGTCGGCCGGATCACATCCGCGCTGAAGGATATGGATTACGAGATCATCTATGTGGACGACGGTTCAACAGACCGGACGGTTGAAACGATCAGATCCATTCCGGATCCTCATCTGAACCTGATCGTCTTTAAGAAGAATTACGGCCAAAGCTCAGCGCTCGCCGCCGGCATTGATTATGCTACCGGAGATTTCATCGTTACCATGGACGGAGACCTGCAAAATGATCCGGCGGATATCCCCGGCATGATCAGGATAGCTGAGGGAGGCGACTTTGACATGGTTACCGGGGTCAGGGTCAACCGCAGGGATGACTTTTTTGTACGTAAGATCCCTTCCTTCATCGCGAACAGGATCATCATGAAGGCAACGGGTGTAAAGATCAGGGATAACGGATGCGCACTGAAGGTTTTCCGGAGTGACCTGGCAAAGAGCCTGGGACTTTACGGCGAGATGCACAGGTTCATCGCCGTGCTGGCAGCCCTGGAAGGTGCCCGGATTACGCAGGTGGACGTCAGCCATCATCCCAGGATCCACGGAAAATCAAAGTATGGTCTGTCGCGGACCTTGAAAGTGGTCAGCGACCTGCTGCTGCTGACCTTCAACAAGAATTACCTGCAGCGCCCCATGCACTTTTTCGGGAAATGGGGATTCCTTATCCTCTTGGCAGGGATCATCATCAACATTTACATGCTGATCCTGAAGCTCCAGGGACAGGATATCTGGGGAAAACCGCTGCTTCTGCTGGGCATCCTTCTGGTAATAGCCGGCTTTCAGCTGATCACCACCGGCATCATTGCCGAACTTCAGATGAGAACCTATTATGAATCGCAAAACAAGAAACCGTACCGGATCAGAGGCATTTTCAGGGGTGGGCAGCAACTATAG
- a CDS encoding lysylphosphatidylglycerol synthase transmembrane domain-containing protein, with amino-acid sequence MNRKTRNRTGSEAFSGVGSNYRKYATTALKFVITAAALYFVFSKINFSEVFALYRKANVWFLVAALLLFAGSKVLSSIRLNILFRRIDIPLASLTNMKLYLIGMFYNLFLPGGIGGDGYKIYLLNKNYDVRAKKILGAVFMDRVAGIVMLWVVALCFLYFVTPPLPYRSWVFAAIPLLLAGLYLGMRWLFRDYVSAYVPLTLYSIGVQLLQVLCASCILAAFHHSGPDFPYLFLFLISSIVAIIPITVGGAGAREITFLYGAQFLSVDTHLSVALSLMFYFITVIVSFCGIYFVVRPITFEKKDSQAF; translated from the coding sequence ATGAATCGCAAAACAAGAAACCGTACCGGATCAGAGGCATTTTCAGGGGTGGGCAGCAACTATAGGAAATATGCAACGACTGCTCTGAAATTCGTTATCACTGCGGCAGCCCTCTATTTTGTCTTCAGCAAGATCAATTTTTCAGAAGTTTTTGCGCTTTACAGGAAAGCGAACGTCTGGTTTCTGGTTGCAGCCCTGCTTTTATTTGCCGGTTCCAAGGTTCTTTCCTCCATCCGGTTGAACATTCTCTTCCGCCGCATCGACATTCCCCTCGCCTCCCTTACCAACATGAAGCTTTATCTGATCGGGATGTTCTACAACCTGTTTCTCCCGGGAGGAATTGGCGGGGATGGCTACAAGATCTACCTTTTGAACAAAAATTACGATGTAAGGGCCAAAAAGATCCTGGGAGCCGTTTTCATGGACAGGGTGGCGGGCATTGTCATGCTTTGGGTGGTGGCTCTCTGTTTTCTTTATTTTGTCACCCCTCCCCTGCCCTACCGTTCGTGGGTCTTTGCCGCAATACCCCTGTTGCTCGCAGGTCTTTACCTGGGGATGAGGTGGCTGTTCAGGGATTATGTCTCAGCATACGTACCGCTCACCCTTTACTCCATCGGGGTGCAGCTCCTGCAGGTCCTGTGCGCTTCATGCATTCTGGCTGCGTTTCATCATTCGGGACCTGATTTTCCGTACCTGTTCCTTTTCCTTATTTCCAGCATTGTGGCCATCATTCCCATCACCGTTGGGGGGGCCGGTGCCAGGGAGATCACATTCCTGTACGGGGCCCAGTTCCTGAGCGTGGACACCCACCTGTCGGTGGCTCTAAGCCTGATGTTCTATTTCATCACGGTGATCGTATCGTTCTGCGGAATCTACTTTGTCGTCAGGCCGATCACCTTTGAAAAGAAAGACAGTCAGGCTTTTTGA
- a CDS encoding glycosyltransferase — translation MTILAVISWVFLAIRFCVALANLLQRQWLRSASPGVTPLVSILIPARNEEKNIRYLLESIRHQDYPSFEVIVYDDESVDSTAGIVRQYTDQDPRFSLIKGIRKPAGWLGKNHACHQLATKARGEYLLFLDADVEIGKNLISNALAHLLQKRLKLFSLFPQQTMVSWGERITVPIMNYILVSLLPLSMIKNSHRPSFAAANGQFMLFDAEVYRKHWFHHAVRQKMVEDILIMKLMKKMRYRVHTLLSNGQIRCRMYSDFREAVQGFSRNVLEYFGGHILTMLLFALLTVCGFIFVFFGLPPEWFIAYLGLNLFLSVIVSLVSRQPVFKNLVLLPVQKVVFLWIGFLAVKNRWSGVWYWKDRKIEE, via the coding sequence ATGACCATTCTAGCGGTTATCTCCTGGGTATTTCTGGCCATCAGGTTCTGTGTGGCGCTTGCGAACCTGTTGCAGCGCCAGTGGTTAAGAAGTGCTTCTCCTGGCGTCACGCCATTGGTTTCCATTCTCATTCCCGCACGCAACGAAGAAAAGAACATCCGATACCTTCTGGAAAGCATCCGCCATCAGGATTATCCATCCTTCGAAGTGATCGTTTACGATGATGAGTCGGTTGATTCCACTGCAGGGATCGTCAGGCAGTATACAGATCAGGACCCGCGTTTTTCGTTAATCAAGGGGATTCGTAAACCAGCCGGATGGCTTGGGAAGAACCATGCCTGCCATCAGCTGGCAACAAAGGCCAGGGGTGAGTACCTGCTGTTCCTGGATGCAGATGTGGAAATCGGGAAAAACCTGATCAGCAACGCACTGGCGCACCTTTTACAAAAACGGCTCAAACTGTTCAGCCTGTTTCCACAGCAGACGATGGTCTCCTGGGGTGAGAGGATCACAGTGCCCATCATGAATTATATTCTGGTGAGCCTTTTACCGCTTTCGATGATCAAAAACAGCCACAGACCTTCTTTTGCCGCAGCCAATGGGCAGTTCATGCTGTTCGACGCAGAAGTCTACCGGAAGCACTGGTTCCATCATGCCGTCAGACAGAAAATGGTCGAAGATATTTTGATCATGAAGCTTATGAAAAAAATGCGGTACAGGGTACATACCCTCCTGAGCAATGGCCAGATCAGGTGCAGGATGTACAGCGACTTTCGGGAGGCCGTCCAGGGTTTTTCGCGGAATGTGCTCGAATACTTCGGAGGTCATATCCTGACCATGCTCCTTTTTGCACTTTTAACGGTATGTGGATTTATTTTTGTTTTCTTTGGTCTCCCACCGGAATGGTTCATTGCGTATCTGGGGCTGAACCTGTTTCTTTCCGTGATTGTTTCACTGGTCAGCAGGCAGCCGGTGTTTAAAAATCTTGTGTTGTTACCCGTTCAGAAAGTCGTTTTTTTATGGATTGGATTTCTGGCGGTAAAAAATAGATGGAGTGGCGTTTGGTACTGGAAGGACCGTAAAATAGAGGAATGA